One Haloarchaeobius amylolyticus DNA window includes the following coding sequences:
- a CDS encoding helix-turn-helix domain-containing protein, with protein MPQSPGDTPLTSGERKALSIAFKQGYFEVPRQSTLTELADELGESSAELSETLRQGVDKLIDEHREVLLDSS; from the coding sequence ATGCCACAGTCACCGGGAGACACGCCCCTGACTTCGGGCGAGCGAAAGGCGCTGTCGATCGCGTTCAAACAGGGGTATTTCGAGGTCCCCCGGCAGAGTACGTTGACCGAGCTAGCAGACGAGCTGGGCGAGTCGAGCGCGGAACTGTCTGAAACACTTCGACAGGGAGTCGACAAGCTCATCGACGAACACCGGGAGGTCCTCCTCGATTCTTCCTAA